GGGAGGAAAAAGATTTTTCCACCCGGGTGGTGAAGCTGAAAGAACGGGACAGCCTCTATATGTATTCGGACGGTTACTTAGATCAATACGGGGGCAATGACCGTAAAAAATTCAAATCGCGCCGGTTAAAAAAACTGCTGCTGTCGCTTCAGGAGGCACCGATGGAAATGCAGAAACGGCTGCTCGAAGATGCCTTTGACAAATGGCGGGGCAGCCATGAACAGATCGATGACGTTTGTATGCTCGGTATCCGGATTTAAAAAAACAATTCTCCATTTCAGGCACCTGCCCCGGAAAGAAGCAGTCCAATGATTTTCAGTGCCGAAAAACGACCCTCTGCCGGAACCATATATCATTAATTGTATCTTTGTGTAAACAGCATCTCCGGAATTCCAAAGGAATGGATCAGGCAACCCACATGACGCGAGAGAAAATTCTGTACATCGATGACAATGAAACGAATCTGCTTTTGTTTTATGAGATGTATAAAGAGGCCTGCGAGGTATTTATTACCACTTCCAAGGATGCTGCTCTGGAACAAATCAAATCGGGTGAGTACAAAGTCATTTTTGTGGACTACCTGATGCCGGAAATCTCCGGCCTTGATTTTATTATGCAGGCAAAGCAGATCAGTCCCGACAGCCTTTACAACATCCTTACCGCACATGCCAATCTGGAGGTAGCCATCTCAGCCATTAATCACGGTTCCGTATTCAGATTCATTGAAAAACCCTGGAAGGAATTTGAGATTAACAGAGCCATCCGGGAGGCGGTTGCTCTTTTTGACCTGAAAGTGCAGAACAAGAACCTGATCAAAAGTATCAGGCAAAAGAATGCAGAGTTAACTTTATTGAAGGAACAACTGGAGGAGGAAAACCTGTACCTGCAGGAAGAAATCACTTCCACCACCGGATTCGAAGACATTATCTCCAAGGATCCCGCCTTTAAAAGCGTCTTAAAAAAGGTGGAGCAGGTATCGGGGACCATGGCGACTGTCCTGATCCTTGGCGAAACAGGCACCGGAAAAGAACTGATAGCCAGGGCAATACATAAATTAAGCCAGAGAAGCAACAAGTCCTTTATCAAACTGAACTGTGCAGCAATCCCGGAGACCCTGATTGAAAGCGAATTATGCGGTCACAGGAAAGGTGCATTTACCGGTGCTGTGGAACACAAAAAGGGAAAGTTCGAACTGGCAGATCATGGAACCATCTTTCTCGATGAAGTGGAAGAATTGCCCCTGCTGATGCAACCCAAACTTCTGCGGGTGCTGCAGGAAGGTGATATTGAAAAACTGGGGGGGGACTGACCCGATTCATGTGGGTGTCAGGGTGATAGCCGCTACCAACCGGGATCTGGA
The genomic region above belongs to Bacteroidales bacterium and contains:
- a CDS encoding sigma 54-interacting transcriptional regulator; amino-acid sequence: MDQATHMTREKILYIDDNETNLLLFYEMYKEACEVFITTSKDAALEQIKSGEYKVIFVDYLMPEISGLDFIMQAKQISPDSLYNILTAHANLEVAISAINHGSVFRFIEKPWKEFEINRAIREAVALFDLKVQNKNLIKSIRQKNAELTLLKEQLEEENLYLQEEITSTTGFEDIISKDPAFKSVLKKVEQVSGTMATVLILGETGTGKELIARAIHKLSQRSNKSFIKLNCAAIPETLIESELCGHRKGAFTGAVEHKKGKFELADHGTIFLDEVEELPLLMQPKLLRVLQEGDIEKLGGD